The following proteins are encoded in a genomic region of Dioscorea cayenensis subsp. rotundata cultivar TDr96_F1 unplaced genomic scaffold, TDr96_F1_v2_PseudoChromosome.rev07_lg8_w22 25.fasta BLBR01000344.1, whole genome shotgun sequence:
- the LOC120254105 gene encoding zinc finger protein 593 isoform X1, translating to MGGKCPHRKVKKRRFSHKTARRSKFLLKGDDAVYDELLKLAEVGEGKALPVDEDLPGMGQFYCLHCDRYFANMEIRDEHFRSKRHKKRLKLMDGPAPHTQLDADLAAGMGMPDNGPKLMSA from the exons ATGGGAGGCAAATGCCCTCACCGCAAAGTGAAGAAGCGGAGGTTCTCCCACAAGACTGCACGCCGCTCCAAATTCCTCCTCAAag GTGACGATGCGGTCTATGATGAGCTGCTGAAGCTGGCCGAGGTCGGAGAAGGGAAAGCCTTGCCTGTTGATGAGGATCTCCCTGGGATGGGCCAGTTCTATTGCCTCCATTGCGA CCGATATTTTGCAAATATGGAGATTAGGGATGAGCATTTCAGGTCTAAGCGCCATAAAAAA AGGCTGAAGCTAATGGATGGACCAGCACCACACACCCAACTGGATGCTGATTTAGCCGCCGGGATGGGAATGCCCGACAATGGACCAAAGCTTATGTCAGCATAG
- the LOC120254105 gene encoding zinc finger protein 593 homolog isoform X2, giving the protein MGGKCPHRKVKKRRFSHKTARRSKFLLKGDDAVYDELLKLAEVGEGKALPVDEDLPGMGQFYCLHCDRYFANMEIRDEHFRSKRHKKEAEANGWTSTTHPTGC; this is encoded by the exons ATGGGAGGCAAATGCCCTCACCGCAAAGTGAAGAAGCGGAGGTTCTCCCACAAGACTGCACGCCGCTCCAAATTCCTCCTCAAag GTGACGATGCGGTCTATGATGAGCTGCTGAAGCTGGCCGAGGTCGGAGAAGGGAAAGCCTTGCCTGTTGATGAGGATCTCCCTGGGATGGGCCAGTTCTATTGCCTCCATTGCGA CCGATATTTTGCAAATATGGAGATTAGGGATGAGCATTTCAGGTCTAAGCGCCATAAAAAAGAG GCTGAAGCTAATGGATGGACCAGCACCACACACCCAACTGGATGCTGA
- the LOC120254107 gene encoding uncharacterized protein LOC120254107, protein MFPIAWAVVQVATSETWSWFVDLLKSDLGLVDGLGWALVSDMQKGLIYAVKDLLPMIKHRMCARHIYARWRKNTMARSFKLNFGAFIGVLTSPRCTNSWIQMTTLKGGETAVEELLKKWPISGWCQAFFNDFVKCEVINNNMCETFNGVILESRSKSIISMLEDIRQYVMTRIAIKREYTKKWRCDCGPSIIPKIEKERQKSAKWQVEWNGGASHEVYWDNLILNEREGYVVLLADEMCSCGKWQKSSIPCQHSLATIAFVGADPLNYVSDWLKKDRYLKAYSFVLNPVRGRSFWPISVEGSLLPPMARRMPGRPVKKRKRKPLESKSKSKTKLSREGRAFKYSICHVEGHNKLSCPKRASFFIDSNDSNHEPTKPTNVSLGGEGACTDGIVIGREAPKSTAFISPSELIRMGNRGATHGQQQKQNEQSQSAEFTTSKLSTQQSITAVATKEKF, encoded by the exons ATGTTTCCAATTGCATGGGCAGTTGTACAGGTAGCAACAAGCGAGACATGGTCTTGGTTTGTTGATTTACTGAAATCTGATCTTGGTCTTGTTGATGGGCTTGGATGGGCATTGGTCAGTGACATGCAAAAG GGTTTAATCTATGCTGTAAAAGATCTTCTACCCATGATTAAGCACAGGATGTGTGCAAGACACATTTACGCAAGATGGAGGAAAAACACTATGGCAAGGAgcttcaaattaaattttggagcATTTATAGGTGTACTAACCAGCCCGAGATGCACAAACAGTTGGATCCAGATGACTACACTTAAAGGAGGAGAGACTGCTGTGGAAGAATTGCTAAAGAAATGGCCAATTTCAGGTTGGTGTCAAGccttttttaatgattttgtcAAATGtgaggtaattaataataatatgtgtgaAACATTTAATGGTGTCATTCTTGAATCTAGAAGTAAATCAATCATTAGTATGTTAGAGGATATTAGACAATATGTCATGACAAGGATAGCTATCAAAAGAGAGTATACTAAAAAATGGAGGTGTGATTGTGGGCCTAGTATAATCCCcaagattgaaaaagaaaggcAAAAGAGTGCTAAATGGCAGGTTGAATGGAATGGGGGTGCATCCCATGAGGTGTATTGGGATAATTTGATACTAAATGAAAGAGAAGGGTATGTTGTTCTGCTGGCAGACGAGATGTGCTCATGTGGAAAATGGCAGAAAAGTAGCATTCCTTGCCAACACTCACTAGCTACAATTGCTTTTGTTGGAGCAGATCCACTCAATTATGTCTCTGATTGGCTTAAGAAAGATAGGTACCTAAAGGCATATAGCTTTGTTCTTAACCCAGTGAGAGGTAGATCATTCTGGCCAATAAGTGTAGAAGGGTCCTTGTTGCCTCCTATGGCGAGAAGGATGCCTGGTAGACctgtaaaaaaaagaaagaggaagCCATTGGAAAGCAAAAGCAAGAGCAAGACAAAATTATCCAGGGAAGGAAGGGCATTCAAGTACAGCATATGCCATGTAGAAGGGCACAACAAGTTAAGTTGTCCAAAAAGAGCATCTTTCTTT ATTGACAGTAATGATAGTAATCATGAACCAACAAAACCTACTAATGTTAGTTTAGGCGGAGAG GGTGCTTGCACTGATGGAATTGTTATTGGAAGGGAAGCTCCCAAGTCCACTGCATTTATTTCTCCTAGTGAACTTatt AGGATGGGGAATAGAGGGGCCACTCATGGtcaacaacaaaagcaaaatgaacaaagtCAGTCTGCAGAATTCACTACTTCAAAATTATCAACACAACAAAGCATAACAGCTGTTGCAACTAAAGAAAAATTCTGA